The Acidobacteriota bacterium genome has a segment encoding these proteins:
- a CDS encoding S9 family peptidase, with protein MMRKLFRSSLMGLFLVSMCLGAFAQARKGPADKGTLDKETFMNMESVAGPAISPDGKQIVFTRSWVDKVKDERVSNLWIVDVDGTRTRELTTGNWRDSQPVWSPDGKRIAFLSDRDGTNQLHILWVDTREASQLTHLEQAPGGINWSPDGKWIAFTAFEPDNDPILAVKLPERPRNAQWAKPAVLVNRLAWAADGRGPLPMGNTQIYTIDSVLGGTPRQVTSGKYNHNGPEWSADGKTIYVSSIRKPDAEYLRGDSEIYAVDLKTLDVKPLTDRKGPDGGPQVSPDGRWIAYTGYDEKNYTNHVASLYLMDNAGGNKKLWAGNLPSSPRGVRWAIDGSGAYYDMEEKGSSHIYFVSVDGKIRQGTQGVSVLEGYSMANNGQVAGVRSSFKEPGTLVTFNMKDPANVKKLVDVNEDVLAGVRLGDAEELWVSSKDGLKVQGWLIKPVDFDPAKKYPMVLWIHGGPWSMYSVAFSWAFQNFSANGYGVLFMNPRGSTGYGQDFVNGIQYSYPGKDYDDLMAGVDAAIAKGWIDDKNLFVCGGSGGGVLTAWIVGKTDRFAAAVSMRPVINWHSFVGTTDGPAWYNQFEKYPWEDPMLYAVRSPLHYVANVKTPTMVMTGEADLRTPMRQSEEFYRALKMLKKETLLVRMPDEYHGWRRPSHQLLQQLYLMAWFDKHSRKGKGAPVDAGTSQK; from the coding sequence ATGATGAGAAAGCTTTTTCGCTCCAGCTTGATGGGGCTTTTTCTGGTTTCAATGTGTCTGGGCGCATTCGCTCAGGCCAGGAAAGGTCCAGCCGACAAAGGCACGCTCGACAAAGAGACCTTCATGAATATGGAGAGCGTCGCGGGTCCGGCGATCTCTCCCGACGGCAAGCAGATAGTTTTCACTCGCTCGTGGGTCGACAAGGTCAAAGACGAACGTGTGAGCAACCTCTGGATCGTCGACGTGGACGGCACTCGAACGCGCGAGCTGACCACCGGCAACTGGCGAGACAGTCAGCCGGTCTGGTCCCCCGACGGCAAGCGCATCGCCTTTCTTTCGGACCGCGACGGCACCAACCAATTGCACATCCTTTGGGTCGACACGCGTGAGGCTTCGCAACTCACTCATCTCGAGCAAGCGCCTGGAGGAATCAATTGGTCGCCCGACGGCAAGTGGATCGCCTTCACCGCTTTTGAGCCTGACAACGATCCAATCCTCGCAGTGAAGCTGCCCGAGCGGCCCCGCAACGCGCAGTGGGCCAAGCCGGCCGTGCTGGTAAACCGCCTGGCCTGGGCCGCCGATGGACGAGGTCCGTTGCCGATGGGCAACACGCAGATATACACCATCGACTCGGTGCTTGGAGGCACGCCTCGCCAAGTCACCTCCGGCAAGTACAATCACAACGGGCCCGAGTGGTCGGCCGACGGAAAAACGATCTATGTCTCCTCGATTCGAAAGCCGGATGCCGAGTACTTGCGCGGCGACAGCGAAATCTACGCCGTCGATCTGAAGACTCTCGATGTCAAACCGCTGACCGACCGCAAGGGTCCGGACGGCGGTCCGCAGGTTTCACCCGATGGCCGCTGGATCGCATACACCGGCTACGACGAAAAGAACTATACCAATCATGTTGCAAGCCTCTACTTGATGGACAACGCCGGCGGAAACAAGAAACTGTGGGCTGGGAACCTTCCAAGTTCTCCGCGCGGAGTGCGCTGGGCAATCGACGGGTCGGGCGCGTACTACGACATGGAGGAGAAGGGTTCGTCGCACATCTATTTTGTCTCAGTTGATGGAAAGATTCGACAGGGCACCCAGGGCGTTTCCGTCCTTGAAGGCTACTCGATGGCGAACAACGGACAAGTAGCCGGGGTGCGGTCGAGCTTCAAAGAGCCCGGCACGCTGGTCACCTTCAACATGAAAGACCCTGCGAATGTGAAGAAGCTCGTCGATGTCAACGAAGACGTTCTTGCGGGCGTCAGGCTCGGCGACGCTGAAGAGCTATGGGTCAGCTCGAAAGACGGTTTGAAGGTGCAGGGGTGGCTGATCAAGCCGGTGGATTTCGATCCGGCTAAGAAGTACCCAATGGTGTTGTGGATTCACGGCGGCCCGTGGTCGATGTACTCGGTAGCGTTCAGTTGGGCGTTCCAGAACTTCTCGGCAAACGGCTACGGTGTGCTGTTCATGAATCCGCGAGGTTCGACCGGCTACGGCCAGGACTTCGTCAATGGGATTCAGTATTCGTATCCGGGCAAGGACTACGACGATTTGATGGCGGGCGTTGACGCGGCGATTGCGAAAGGGTGGATCGACGATAAGAACCTGTTCGTCTGCGGCGGCAGCGGCGGCGGCGTGTTGACTGCGTGGATAGTCGGCAAGACGGATCGCTTTGCGGCTGCGGTGTCGATGAGACCGGTGATCAACTGGCATTCCTTCGTCGGGACTACGGACGGCCCGGCCTGGTACAACCAGTTCGAAAAGTATCCGTGGGAAGACCCGATGCTCTACGCAGTGCGTTCGCCGCTGCACTATGTCGCGAACGTGAAGACGCCGACTATGGTGATGACCGGGGAGGCTGACTTGCGAACGCCGATGCGGCAAAGCGAGGAGTTCTATCGCGCCTTGAAGATGCTGAAGAAGGAAACACTGCTGGTGCGGATGCCCGATGAGTATCACGGCTGGCGTCGCCCGTCGCATCAGTTGCTGCAGCAGCTTTACCTGATGGCGTGGTTCGACAAGCACAGCCGGAAAGGCAAGGGTGCTCCGGTGGACGCAGGCACTTCGCAGAAGTAA